A part of Campylobacter ureolyticus ACS-301-V-Sch3b genomic DNA contains:
- a CDS encoding Sau3AI family type II restriction endonuclease, with protein MNNLPYDDTNPTKILEYAQKLIGLKFLDILEQNIKNSKQYDFNEEVEAYNNPKKKGSLGNLLEEHYFFYKPNSSPEPDFEKAGVELKTTPYEKTKKGLRAGERLVISMIPNNEPIDTEFKGSHLEKKICKILIIWYCRLKEVDRITYKIDFVNLYELYSDLCKKDLEIILEDYETIVNKITSGKAHELSESDTRYLGACTKGSTAKQSLQSQFYEDKDKNCKVPAKRRAFSFKQSYMTYILNSYVKSGLMNYDSIFKKNELKNGCFDKKVLEKINKYKGWSVDELCKEFNLSADSKPKQKNRILVNLILGVHTNNSEEFEKANIVIKTIRLEKNKEKPKESMSFPKINIKEFISKDFEDSYEYKFFEETRFLLVVFKLNEYGKYILSGSKFWNMPIEELETTGKREWNLYKNKFTEGVNFKLKTQKDGKLIIENDLPKKNDTEIFHLRPHANKSSYLIGGKRYGSGKESDMDELPNGDKMTNQCFFINNDYIAKIVKDI; from the coding sequence ATGAATAATTTACCATATGATGATACTAATCCAACCAAGATATTAGAATATGCTCAAAAATTAATAGGATTAAAATTTTTGGATATTCTAGAACAAAACATAAAAAACTCAAAACAATATGACTTTAATGAAGAAGTAGAGGCTTATAATAATCCTAAAAAAAAGGGATCCCTTGGAAATTTACTTGAAGAACATTATTTTTTTTATAAGCCAAATAGTAGTCCTGAACCTGACTTTGAAAAAGCTGGAGTGGAACTAAAAACAACACCTTATGAAAAAACAAAAAAGGGTCTAAGGGCAGGAGAGAGGTTAGTTATATCAATGATTCCTAATAATGAACCCATTGATACTGAATTTAAAGGTTCTCACTTAGAAAAAAAAATATGTAAGATTTTGATAATTTGGTATTGTCGCCTTAAAGAGGTAGATAGAATAACATATAAAATTGATTTTGTTAATCTTTATGAGCTATATAGCGACTTATGTAAAAAAGATTTGGAAATCATATTAGAAGATTATGAAACCATAGTTAATAAAATAACTTCTGGGAAAGCTCATGAATTATCAGAAAGCGATACTAGATATTTAGGAGCTTGCACAAAAGGCTCTACAGCAAAACAAAGTTTACAATCGCAATTTTATGAAGATAAAGATAAAAATTGTAAAGTGCCTGCTAAAAGAAGAGCTTTTTCTTTTAAACAATCATATATGACATATATTTTAAACTCTTATGTAAAATCTGGTCTTATGAACTATGATTCTATTTTTAAAAAAAATGAATTAAAAAATGGATGTTTTGATAAAAAAGTATTAGAAAAAATTAATAAATACAAGGGATGGAGCGTAGATGAATTATGCAAAGAATTTAACTTGTCAGCTGATTCAAAACCCAAACAAAAAAATAGAATTTTGGTTAATTTAATATTAGGTGTACATACTAACAATTCTGAAGAATTTGAGAAAGCAAATATAGTAATAAAAACGATTAGATTAGAAAAAAATAAAGAAAAACCTAAAGAAAGCATGTCGTTTCCAAAGATTAATATAAAGGAATTTATTAGTAAGGATTTTGAAGATTCTTATGAGTATAAATTTTTTGAAGAAACGAGATTTTTGCTTGTAGTCTTTAAATTAAATGAATATGGCAAATATATACTTTCAGGTTCAAAGTTTTGGAATATGCCAATTGAGGAGCTTGAAACAACAGGAAAACGTGAATGGAATTTATATAAAAATAAATTTACAGAAGGTGTAAATTTTAAATTAAAAACTCAAAAAGATGGAAAACTAATAATAGAAAATGACTTACCAAAGAAAAATGACACAGAGATATTTCATTTAAGACCTCATGCTAATAAAAGCTCATATTTAATAGGTGGTAAAAGATATGGAAGCGGAAAAGAAAGTGATATGGATGAGTTACCTAATGGGGATAAAATGACAAATCAATGTTTTTTTATTAACAATGATTATATAGCTAAGATTGTAAAAGATATTTAA